The segment gtacccctgcacattgacattgttactggtactccctgtatatagccatgttatttttacttgttaaatatatttgtttttcactgtgtatttattcattGTGTCACTATTTCTATATTTGATTGAATATTTTatcttatctttaactctgcattgttgaaaATGGacctgtaattaagcatttcactgttttcTACGAAGCAAGtgataaataaaatgtgatttgatgtacTGTCCTATTGAAAGCCCTGTGACTGACCCCAGCCGATCTGTTTGACCCTATAGGCTCCCCGTACTATGATAACGTCCGACCCCTGTGCTACAGCGACTCAGACGCTGTGCTCCTCTGTTACGACATCAGCCGACCAGACTCAATTGATGGTGCACTGAAAAAGGCAAGGCCATTGTCATTGTGATCATCATTGTTGTTGTCAATTTCTTCTTCCTTCTCATCTTAGCCATCATCACAATCATGCACTTTACATCTGTGGTGATGATACATTATAACAACCTCATGACAGCCATATGTCCTTTTCGTTGCAGTGGAAGACAGAGATCCTGGATTTCTGCCCCAGCACACGCATCCTCCTGATAGGCTGTAAAACAGACCTGCGCACAGACGTGTGTACGCTCATGGAGCTGTCCAATCAGAAGCAGACACCCATCTCACATGAGCAGGTGAGTCTTacataattctctctctctctctctctctctctctctctctctctctctctctctctctctctctctctctctctctctctctctccccatctgtctcacTCCTGTTCTTTCCCCTTCATGTTGCAGGGTTcctccatggccaagcagctagGTGCGGAGGCCTACCTGGAGTGTTCGGCCTTCACCTCAGAGAAGAGCATCCACAGTGTGTTCCGTACTTCAGCCCTGGCCTGCATCAACAAGCTCCAGCCCTCCACCAAGACCAGCCCTGCCCGACGCCTCTCCAAGAGACTCCTTTTCCTGCCCA is part of the Oncorhynchus masou masou isolate Uvic2021 chromosome 33, UVic_Omas_1.1, whole genome shotgun sequence genome and harbors:
- the LOC135528016 gene encoding rho-related GTP-binding protein Rho6-like — encoded protein: MKERRLIQPMVARCKLVLVGDVQCGKTAMLQVLAKDSYPETYVPTVFENYTACLELEDQRVELSLWDTSGSPYYDNVRPLCYSDSDAVLLCYDISRPDSIDGALKKWKTEILDFCPSTRILLIGCKTDLRTDVCTLMELSNQKQTPISHEQGSSMAKQLGAEAYLECSAFTSEKSIHSVFRTSALACINKLQPSTKTSPARRLSKRLLFLPRKSVLLSSTFGKDKAKGCSIM